CATAACCTATTTTGCGCATGAGTATCTTTAGGTGATAAATAATACATTAGACTCTCGAAAGGGTTCAAAACGTATTCGTTGctaagaaaatttttaattaaataagttgTAGGGACTCATCCAACTAATCAGAATGGAGACAGGGAGGAGAggtaaaagatatatttttcgGCCTTCTACTTACAGGCAAATAAGTCCCTACTAGTGGGATAGCCACGTAATTAGTTTGTTGAGATATCATTTTGTACTGGATTCTTGTCCACATATGATTTAAGGGTGGGGGGAGCGTctcgccacccctcccctccctAATTTTGCTTCCCCTCCCCGCCCGCTACCTAATGTTAGGAATGTCTCaccacccctcccctccctacccttttttatttaatttaatttctacttatttttttaaaaataaactaaaacattttatttaataaattaaaaatacaacttaaaacACAAAACACATAATCTTTTATTCAAACAcataaaacaagtaaaacatacaacataaacTGAGGCAACGGCCATCCGTACTGCTCACAAATGGCGCGTTTTTGCGCCAAAACCATCTCCAACATCGACCCGCTGAGGTGATCGTGTGGCCTGATCACGAAGTCCATATCGTTCTGTCGCAGCTGACTCTGGACCATCCGTGTCATCACCTCATCCCTTTTTTTCCTAGTCTCCTCCGCCGCCATATAGCTATCCATCATCGCCTTCTGCATCTGAATCTTCTCCTCCCGAATTCGCTTTTTATCCTCATTGTCGCATTTTAACTCAGAGACCATCTTCAAGAATTCTTCAGATGTGGTGGAGGCGTATGTAGACGGCTGCTTACCCTTAGCTCTGTGACGGGGTGGCACGGGTCTAGCAGGATGTACTGGTGCATCGATGTCGTTCCCAACTTCCTCTTCTTGATCCACCTGGTCCTCGTTCAAGTCAACATGGACCGATGCCTCCCCCGATGAACGGACATTGACATTTGACCCTTCTGTTCTTGTCCTTTTGCTACCCGACTCCTCGCAAATCCTCTCCAAGGTAAGAACCTCCGCCCATTTCGGCCTTTTCCTCAAAATTTGTCACGCCTCTACATGCGGAAACCCAGACTTGTTATTGTATTTCCGCATAAACAATGTCGCGGCTACCTTAAACACATCCTCGTCACTTTGGCCACTCGACATCTTACTTTTCTTAACATTGTAGATACCACAAAAACCCGACACCTTATGtttcaaatctttccatttCGACCGACACATTTCCGGGGTACGTCCCGAATCACGGTTCAAGTGTCTATCCATCTCAAACTTCACCTTTTTCCAAAACGATCCGGCCGTTTGGGCGTTTCCGGTGTATGGATCCTCGGAAACACTTAACCAAGATTTTACCAAACACTTTTCTTCATCCTTCCCTCATCCACAACACTCTCTTTTACCTTTAACCGAGACTTGGGTCTTGGGTATTGCTTCATCTTTTTCCTCCTCgacctcctcttcttctttttcttcttgaacCTCTTCGTAATGTTGTGAAGATGAACCACCCGCAAATTGCGAAAACCCGGCTAAATTTTGTTGCGAAAAACCCGGGTTGGGTTCGAAAAACAAGGGATCCATCACACTCAAGAATTCATCAACGGGATGTGGTCTATAAGCATCTTCGTTGGTGTTTTTTTTTGCGAAGGAGGAGGTGGCATAACTTTGCGATTGTTTGGAGGTGGTTGGTTTTGCATTTTTTTGGTAGATTGGAGAAAACTGGATCCTTTTGTTTCTTCcctttattcatttttttgtgatttttgtgaTTGTTTATTGTtggattgaaaaaaaaagaaagaaaaagatatggAGATGAAGAAAAAAATCGGCAAAagcaaagaagaagaaagaaaataaaagagaaatagaaaaagaaaaaggagaccCGTTGCTTTTGTGGgtcccatgttttttttttaattaagcgtGTAACAGTCGAATCAATAGGCACAGTGGTCACCAAAACGCTCCTCACCCTACTGGTACCGAGGGGGTCGGCGCAGTGTTCAAACCGGTACCTATCCGATACCAGTTCCCTTCCCAGGTCGCTCTGCCCACCCTAAATGCTCCCACATGGTTACGTCTCTAAAGCACATACAACCACAAATAATTTACAGAGTATATGCCTACGATATACGTGGAATAAAACGAATGACTCACAATAAAAAACcacagtattttttttttactttaaaacctTTTATCAAAGTCTTTTCTATACGTAGATTAAGGATTGGAATTACGAATGCACCTACTCGCTTGAATGCATTTTTTAAGACTATGAGGTTACCCACACAATGCGACGACAACAGTAAGTAGTGGTCGTGGCGACGACGGATGGTGCCGGTGACAGTGACTTAGCGATgtctttattaatataattgtaattaattaaatgagggtaacgtaaaagtaattaatttcattaagggtattataagtatcgatatatttaaattagttaataaaggAGGGAGGTAACTTAAGTATATCAAATgctaaaagttaaaaatgaacaaaaggatgatttgttttataaggaaGTACATATATAGATTAGATACACTAACAACTAACTAATCGTCTAAAAAGCATACAATACAGCTATTCCCGAAAGTGATaacaaactttctttcaaactAGTTTTTTGACCCCAGGCGTTGCCCGGGATGGATGTTGTGTCatgcaaacatatatacatacaacattaCCTAAATGtttgaaaactaaaagtttactataaggggtagaaactaaaaaaattggtacccaaaaccaagaatttgatgataaaagttagaagccttaaaataagaaatagaaaattaaaaaaaatttgatgattaaagttaaaaacctaaagttaatttctaaaaattaaaaacttaaaaaataatctatacttaagtttttatacaaaaagttagagtaaagttaaaagaaacccaaaagttaagtggtaaaaataagttataatttaaaagtaaattatacttgTATACAAAAAATTAGACTAAatttaaaaaaccgaaaaattaagtgttaaaaataagaaactctaAAAGTGTACAAGCTTATACTTGTATACAAAAAGTTtcactaaagttaaaaaaactcaaaagtttagtggtaaaaataagaaactctaaaaagtataaaatcttatatatatatatatatatatatatatatattaaaattgaaaaggaGTTGACATTAGCgtgacaaaaataataaaaaactaagGCACGAAATCCCATACCTTTAGTTTTCATATAGTATATAATGCGTTCGAATACTAAAgataaattacaattttaaataaaagacaTTTTCTATTGCAAATATGATTGTCAAGTTAGATACTCCGTATTACTTTACtgtattactagattttagactcgtgtccaacactgaacacgaagcttacgatattatcaatattagatcttcatacatttaattcataaaagtgTTATAATTTACaagttgtagacttgtagtacATTATGGACAAGTTTGCTGTAGTCATTACACagggcacatgctacaataattattatgttatataattgtttgaaaccagttgtattCATAATGTGAGATTataatgaaagataattaagaattaaaatataaacatacttgtgatcatgtacttgacattcaagtatatgtcctTATTATGATGCGAGCCCATAAcatgaataagtttatttttaatcacgTGTCTAATggtaattagataacaattatcaaaattgaaaattataaatttgagaAAATCGAGAGATGTGATTACGCGTATTGTTTATaacattattttaaagataacataaattattaaactatataaatttaaatgttaaaaatgtaattaaaaacaaatttaaaagaatatacttcTATAACGTTGaacacatatattgtattttaacttttgataaaaattttgtagataatatttaatatgttgaattttttttttaattaattaaatgattaaaaattttgaaaaattattctcaagttgatggctaaaaataaatataaattaagtatttagggctaaaaagtgtaaattattgatgaaaaacaaaaacgtgtgaattaatgagactttttctacaaatattaatatgataatatatttggataatgattattatgatttttaatttgttaatctaaataatgacataagcgagaacatttgataaaattgaacgatttgattgattaacGAGTCattagttataatatatatttagattattAAACTTCAAATGTATTTGTCAAAAGTTTGACAAAGATGGATTGTGCATCACATCAGCTATGATGTATGCCGGTGATAGGAACAAACAACTACATATAAAGATAAATCTATCTATTCTTCTAACATGACATTTGTGGTTTATGATGAGAATCATTTTCATCTCTATAACTATAATTCACTTGGTTTAATGTTTGAGCTATCAAACCTTCCAATCTTAAACATATTTTAAACCCATTTAACAACGATAGATATCAAAACTCATTTCCAACTTTCCAATTCCAGAACTGACGACaaaaccaaacaccccttttAACTTTGCAACCCTTATCCGAAGTTTAACTGGAAAACCAAGGATCGTACGTTAGATGGCCTCAACAGACAACGAATTATTGAGTATTATCGAAACGTGTCAAATCTCGGCACCTCCAAACACAATCGGAGAAAGGTCACTACCACTTACTTTTTTCGACCTTTATTGGTTACATTCAAGTCCTATGCCACAACTTTTCTTTTATGAATTCCCATAttcaaaacatcattttcttcaaacaattatTCCCAACCTTAAACACTCTTTATCCATCACTCTTAAACATCTTTTTCCATTTGCTAGTAAGTTGGTTATTTTTCCACCATCTCAAAACAAAAAACCCGAAATTCGTCATGTTGAAGGTGACCATGTCACACTTACTTTTGCTGAATGTGAtcatcttgattttaatgaTCTTAAAGGAAACCATCCTAGAGAATGTAACAAGTTTTATAATTTGGTACCTTTGTTAGGAAGTGTGGAATATATATCTGACTTGATAAAAATTCCTCTGTTTTCGGCACAAGTGACATTTTTCCCTAAAACACGTGGCATCACGCTGGGGATCACGACTCACCACACGGTTGCTGACGCGACCACCGAGATTCATTTCTTGAGGACTTGGGCTTCCATTTCGAAAAATGGAACTGATGTGTTATTTTTAGCTACTGAAGTTTTGCCATTTTTTGATAGAGTGATTAAATATCCGAATTCATTTGATCAACTTGCTTTGAATCGATCCGGGGTCAAAACTATTTCCATTGAACTCCCTAATCAGTATCCTGATCAAGTTCGTGCCACGATTGTTTTGACCCGTTTAGAGATTGATAGGCTAAAAAAATGGGTATTAACTAAACTGCCAAATTTGGAATATATTTCATCACTTTCAGTAGCAAGTGCTCATGTATGGAGTTGCATAGCGAAATCACGTAATCATCTAGACAGTGAAAAGAAACTAAAAGACGGTGATATAGAAATGGGGTTTGTGTTTTACGTAGACTGGAGAAGTCGAATAAACCCACCTATCCCTCAATCTTATTACGGTAACTGTTTGTGGCCAACGTTTGCTATAGAAAAGAGCAGTGTACTTTCGAAAAATAATGGATTTCTTATTGCTGCTGAATTACTTGGAAAGGCTTTAAGTGAAACTATAAACAACAAGAATGGGTTCATAAAAGAAGTGGAATCATGGTTTAAGAAATTACGGAGAGATCTTCCTACGATTGGAGTAGCAGGATCACCAAAGGTCGAGTTCTATGACTTGGATTTTGGATGGGGGGACCCGGTAAAATTTGAGGTTATATTCATAGATAAAAATGGTTCGATATCTATTGGTAAATGCAAAGGATCATCCCATGATATTGAAATCGGTTTGTCCCTTCCTACTAAACAGATGGACGCTTTTCTGACCATCTCTAGAGATGCATTAGAGAAAATTTTTAATGAGGAATCGGTAAGAACTTTGATCAGTAACGAGCATATGTCGTTATACACAAATCTTGATTGGAGTAAGTGTTCTAACAAAGTGTTTCGTGTTTTAGGTTATGATTGGACGACTTAACTGCAAGTTATGAAATTCATGAACTGATCGAGGAAGAAGAGTACGAAGACTCATGGGCTGATTAGTTAATGTTCAGTTCATCTACTTGATGCATCTCGATTTGTTCTTGTAATCAAACTTGGAAATTTctctgagtttttttttttggtcatgaGCTCTATGCGAACCATAAGGTATATGTAAATTAAGTTGGTTTGGTTTCATACTATCATTGTTGTTTTGATCGTAATCTATTCAGAATCATAAAACCTGCATGCTATCAAAGCTAGGTTGACTTacttttttaaatcaaaaggAATGGGAATGGGTGCCAGAGCCAAAGGGGAAAGGCAAGAGGAGACTTATCAGATGGACCAACTTTGCGTCTTTCTGCTATTTTATTGTCACATAGAGACAGAAATATGGACGACAAAGCCATCTTATATGAATAGAAATTATCCCTGCATCGTATACGGTTGAAAAGCGCTGGTAGTCTAGTTTCCAAAGCAATAAACAGTGAGTCGATTGGATAAGTATGGGCTTTTTACCAAAGGCTGTTTTATGTGCCATATTCATCCGAATTTGGTCAAGCTTTCTGTTTCTATTAGGCTTTTGAGTGTCTATGCAAGTTTGATGAGTTTTCGGTGTTTCCTAGTCATTTAATAAGTCCTTTGATCTACACCTGGTGTTATCAGGCCCGGTCTTGGGCAAGTACGAAAGGCTCAATTGAGCAGGGCACCAAAAAGTAAGGGGCACCAAATTTTGTATACAATACGTCACTGAGTCACtccatatattgatatattaaattaattttgctGCTAAAGATATATCTATAGGCAAAAGATGTTGTTATCTTATATATTAAAGTCCACTAGTCCATCAATATcttatgaattatattattgttttattattatatcatacATAATAATCCCATCCTATATTTTTTGACGTTAATATATGCAAATAGTCGCAAAGAGTAAATACGCAAACTGGAATTGTTCATtgttcaaacatatatattgatttatatactttgattaatttttatgtGAGCTAGACTTAAACAACTTATggtattaattatcaaaacttaaattttgatgcatttaaaaataagttagaaAACTTTgctatagttattttatattttcaaacgACATTATTGTTATGGTTGTTTTgatacctttttatatatacttactatacTTCAGCCGTTAATGACAAATTTTGACGTTTAATGGGCACCATTAATATATTATCGAGCTGGGCACCCAAAATTCATGGCACGGGCCTGGGTGTTATGTCCTCTCTGTGATAGCAGTGTGGAGAATATTGATCATGTTGTTAAACTATGCACTGAGGTCAAGACGGTGTGGGAGAGGCCGGGTCTTTAAATGGGGAGGGTTGGGTCGGCTCAGGGATACAACATGGTGGAAAAACTATGCTACAAAATTTAATATCTGGTGACTTGCTACAGGCTGTGACCTGGGTCACTTCTTACTTCATATGAAAAACCGTGATGATTGTATATGCTACAAAAAGAGTGTTACCGCTGACACTGTGACAGGTTATTGATTGATATTCAGTTACATAGCTTGGACTGGATCATATGTAGAATAACAGGTGTCTCTATTGATTGAGATTATAGGTGTCTGATCTGGTTCAGCTTAGCAGCTTAGTAGTAATGCAGTTTATTATTTCAAGGTCTGTTGCCAGGCATGTAATGGCAGCCTGTTGTGGATGAGTTGGGTGATCTATGTATGTAGTTGAAATATTGGATGTCGGACATTGCATCCTTGTATCTCAGTAATACTAGTATTGCGCTCTATACTTTTTCAGTCTGGGTCTGAGACCGGGTTAAGAACTATTAGTAAAATAAATTCACTGTTTCAAGAACTGGTATGGTATTAAGCCAAACAGTCAAATAACCCGAGTAGAATATGAACCTGGCTCATCCTAAACCAAATTTGTAATATCACATACATGATACATTGCTAGAAACGATTTCTCAATTACATGGTAATACTAGTTTCAAATTAGGAAAAAGATCACCTATAAAGTTGTCCAAGGGCTTTTGAGAAAATTGCATTTAACATTGCCTAACAATGATTAAGGTTGCCATTTCCCAAACATTTGGTACATATTCTGATCACTTTGAGAACAAAAATGTTTCTGAAGATTACAAAAGAATAGAATTGGACAAAAGAAAACTAATTTTGAATAGGTGTCTGATGCTTTAATGATCTTGTGTTTGGTTTAAAGGGCACACCAATCCGATCTATGAATCAAAATCTAACACTGTGTTAATATCTCAGCGCCGTTTTCAGTAATTAAAAGGGTGTGCTCGAACTGTGCTGACAAACTGCCATCCTCCGTCACCACTGTCCAATTATCATCCCACATTATCGGGTGTATGCTGCCCATGGTCAACATGGGTTCTGCAGTAAAACACGAAATTCGCACTTCTATTATTATAACATGCAAATGCAAGCATAATGCTTGTTGCAACTATCAAAGATCCTTGAAAAGGTAATGATGGCTAACCGATGGTAAATGTCTGATTCAACACCATGCGTCCACGTTCGTTATTCCCtgaagatttttgaaaaatttaacaGAAAGGTATAAACTGAAGAGAAAAGCCACAAAGACAATTAGAGGTGGCACATTGTACTGGTTAGGTAACATGTTTGGgtcaaaacaaaacacataaatttCAGTTAAACTTCGGATTAAGGGAAAAACTTCTATCtcatttttttgtatataactaATTTGTCAAACATGATTATAAAGACTATCATTTCAATAATGAGTCAAGGGCCACCTCTTCAAACAATATACAGTAGAATGGAAAGCTTAAAAGATTTACTGTAGTGCAGAATGACTGGTTCACTGTGAAAAAGGCGTCCTACGCCATGCCCAACAAACGATTTCACAACACCATACCGATGCTTGTCTGCATGTGCGCTAGATTTGccaaaataaatatagaaaaaaagaatgaatatCTCGATAAGTTAGTTCTACTTTCAGAAGAAAAGCTTACAATGATAGTATAATGAAAGGGTGGTGACAATGTGACATCTACACCACTACATTTATCCATACACTGCCTGCTCATGCATTATACCAACACATGTACAACTCATAGCATGAATTGGTGGTGGTGTATGAACAATACTGGCGATGTATATATCACCACCCAGAATGAagggtaaaagtgtaaaactgtAAAAAAGAAGactaatatacaaaaatatttacaggtCCTATCAATTTTCTATGGAAAATGATATTTCACAATTCTTCTACCATAATACTCCGTATAAGAGTGTACATTTGACTTTTAAACATCAAAATGGGTTACCGTTTCAAAAGtcaataataaaaattgtatcAAACATAGGGAAAAACGATAGCAATTAGCCCAAACTGCATAAAAAAGAGCTACCTTTAGCCAATCTCGGTTTTAAATATACTAAGTTTGAAAACTGAACTTCCAGAATTAGAAGGATCTTTTGTGGAAACGAATTGGTATCATGAGATATTTGTAACagcaacaaaataaaactacaACACAATTACTTACTTTATAATTTTCCCAATCGCGTTGAACTCCACTCCTGGTGCACATACTGCTATGGCCTTGTCTAGGCTTTCTTTAGTTGCCTAAAGCAAAAAGGTAGCATATAACTTTACTGGATATGATAAAAAGACATGAGCATTGAAGGAAAACAGTAAATGGGAAAGAGTCTTTATAGATTACTTGCACTAGTTTTTTGGCCTTCTCATCAACATCTCCACAAAAATAGGTTGCTGATGTGTCACCATGGTAACCCTGTTGGAGTAATTAAGAGCACATATATCAActaaattcaaaaagaagatgtAGAAACTTTCCACAAAATgcaaaaaaatgagaaaaataaagTATAGAACAATAGCTTACATTGAGATAAACAGTAACATCTATGTTGATAATATCACCATCCTGtaagatcaataaaaaaatcggaaaacaaaaagaacaagaaaagatgCAAACATATAATCCAACAGTTTATGTTGAGGCACTATACCTCAAGTTCACGTGAATCGGGAATTCCATGGCATATGCACTCATTTACTGAAGTACACACACTCTTGGGAAATCCACCATAACCAAGAGGTGAAGGATAAGCTCCGTTGTCAATAATCATCTGGTGAACTTCTTGGTCAATTGCATCTGTTGTGATACCTGGCTGCCAATACAACAAAATGACCTCTTATTGAATAAATACAAATAACCAAATTAAACTTCATCAACTAAAGTTTCCATGCACTGAGTTTGAGTAACCCATGAAAATTTAGTGCTAGTAAGTAAGATACTAAACATTACCTTTACTAATGTCCCAGCATACTGAAGAACCTGTGCAGCAAGCCTCCCAGATGCCCTCATATGTTCTATACCCTCTTCATCATGCACTTCCGGCCCACTGGCGATGCCAGGTGGCTTCTTAGAAGCAATATATGGAGGCTTTAGTATATGATCTGGAACAGGACGGCGTGGAGACAATTTCCCAGGTTTTAAACGTTTACGTGTGCCATTTTGCAGTTCTGTATTTCTGCTAGTTtcataaaaaatagaaaaaaaatattcttaCTCATTACTACAGAGTTGAAGATGTTATTCCTTTTGGGGTCCCAAAGCATGTAATACTTTTACAAGATGTTGTGCTTGGCGAGAGGCTTTAAGGGGCTTTTAGGAGCTTAAAGCTtctgattaatgaataaataaataaataagtccTCTGTTTGGATATGGTATTTAAAGGTAAACTTCAGCCCTAAAAAGCCCCAAAAAAGTTTCTAAAGTAAGAGCTACCGACAAAAAGGTAAAGAAAAAAGCCCCAACTTCTAGCTCCAAAACCAACCCCTGCCCCAGCCACAAGTCCAATTGTCCAACTACTTTTTCCAAATATTCTCATAGTCCCTATGTTATACAGGTTGGATTCAGCCGTTCAGGTGAGATCAGCACTCTCAGGTAAGATAAACTTCAAGAAGCCATTTTACATGTTCAAAAAACTTCTTTTAATAACTCTCTCAAAGATAAATAAAGTTGCAGAGGTGAATATCTTTGGTTGCATTTGCGTATGGGAATAGTGAGTCATGCAAGATGGGACTACTTGGTCCCATACTGATGCAGCCATGAGAGGTAAAGAATTGATCTGTTGATGGAATATGTTTGAGAATTGGAAGTGATAGTGCAAGTCTGGCTGTTTTGTTTTGATTGTTTAACAGATTGGAGTCTGAGTATTCATAGCTTGAATTGATAGGTATAGATGCTGGTATACGGTATTTGGATGTCCATGGTACTTATTCTGTAAATGTGTACGTTTTGGATAGTAATACAATTCACAATTTtcaccaaaatttttttttttttcttttaatgtttttttttctttttttttgttgcaagtCAAACATTATAGCAAACTCTAACTGATGCAAAGATTGTTTTGCAAAAACAATTATAATGGACAAAATTACCATTACAAAGATTTTGTTagatatctatacttctataataaagaaaatagctcccatgttgaaagttacatgggaggaaatgactaaaatacccttaacaagtatataacactatcagcccttttttcttttaaaatattcacattatccctttacatcaattacttttacatcaatcatctaacaccactcgacgccaccactaccaccaacCGTCGTCCCCTACCACCACATTGTCGCCGCCACGAaaaccgccgcatcgcgcgggtaacgtgctagtaaaatataaagattaaacCATTGGTGAGATCAAAACCTTCAACAGTATATCTACTGATAAATTTATGTG
The Erigeron canadensis isolate Cc75 chromosome 2, C_canadensis_v1, whole genome shotgun sequence DNA segment above includes these coding regions:
- the LOC122589820 gene encoding malonyl-coenzyme A:anthocyanin 3-O-glucoside-6''-O-malonyltransferase-like → MASTDNELLSIIETCQISAPPNTIGERSLPLTFFDLYWLHSSPMPQLFFYEFPYSKHHFLQTIIPNLKHSLSITLKHLFPFASKLVIFPPSQNKKPEIRHVEGDHVTLTFAECDHLDFNDLKGNHPRECNKFYNLVPLLGSVEYISDLIKIPLFSAQVTFFPKTRGITLGITTHHTVADATTEIHFLRTWASISKNGTDVLFLATEVLPFFDRVIKYPNSFDQLALNRSGVKTISIELPNQYPDQVRATIVLTRLEIDRLKKWVLTKLPNLEYISSLSVASAHVWSCIAKSRNHLDSEKKLKDGDIEMGFVFYVDWRSRINPPIPQSYYGNCLWPTFAIEKSSVLSKNNGFLIAAELLGKALSETINNKNGFIKEVESWFKKLRRDLPTIGVAGSPKVEFYDLDFGWGDPVKFEVIFIDKNGSISIGKCKGSSHDIEIGLSLPTKQMDAFLTISRDALEKIFNEESVMIGRLNCKL
- the LOC122586904 gene encoding methionine aminopeptidase 1D, chloroplastic/mitochondrial isoform X2, which gives rise to MVGAATTATAAATFRPSIMSSLSGNCCYIQSAKPIHRFFRYNPGQKQILVQPRRSYITNLLFNRRNTELQNGTRKRLKPGKLSPRRPVPDHILKPPYIASKKPPGIASGPEVHDEEGIEHMRASGRLAAQVLQYAGTLVKPGITTDAIDQEVHQMIIDNGAYPSPLGYGGFPKSVCTSVNECICHGIPDSRELEDGDIINIDVTVYLNGYHGDTSATYFCGDVDEKAKKLVQATKESLDKAIAVCAPGVEFNAIGKIINAHADKHRYGVVKSFVGHGVGRLFHSEPVILHYRNNERGRMVLNQTFTIEPMLTMGSIHPIMWDDNWTVVTEDGSLSAQFEHTLLITENGAEILTQC
- the LOC122586904 gene encoding methionine aminopeptidase 1D, chloroplastic/mitochondrial isoform X1; protein product: MVGAATTATAAATFRPSIMSSLSGNCCYIQSAKPIHRFFRYNPGQKQILVQPRRSYITNLLFNRSRNTELQNGTRKRLKPGKLSPRRPVPDHILKPPYIASKKPPGIASGPEVHDEEGIEHMRASGRLAAQVLQYAGTLVKPGITTDAIDQEVHQMIIDNGAYPSPLGYGGFPKSVCTSVNECICHGIPDSRELEDGDIINIDVTVYLNGYHGDTSATYFCGDVDEKAKKLVQATKESLDKAIAVCAPGVEFNAIGKIINAHADKHRYGVVKSFVGHGVGRLFHSEPVILHYRNNERGRMVLNQTFTIEPMLTMGSIHPIMWDDNWTVVTEDGSLSAQFEHTLLITENGAEILTQC